In one window of Cellulophaga sp. HaHa_2_95 DNA:
- a CDS encoding bifunctional aconitate hydratase 2/2-methylisocitrate dehydratase, with amino-acid sequence MSIYKDYLKQIEERKENGLHPQPIDGAELLSKIIEQIKDLDHEYREDSLNFFIYNVLPGTTSAAGVKAKFLKEIILGESVVKEITPAFAFEQLSHMKGGPSVAALLDVALGSDVALAKQAAEVLKTQVFLYEADTTRLEEALNNGSAIAKDIIESYAKAEFFTKLPEIEEEIQVVTYIAGVGDISTDLLSPGGDAHSRSDRELHGQCMFEHNKDMQNELLALKEQHPDKRVMLIAEKGTMGVGSSRMSGVNNVALWTGVPFSKYVPFINFAPVIAGTNGIAPIFLTTVGVTGGIGLDLKNWVKQKDADGNTIVDADGEPILKQMYSVATGTVLTINTKEKKLYHDKVELKDVSAAFTPQKMEFMKAGGSYAVVFGKKLQTFASKVLGVDVEPVYAPSKEITIEGQGLTAVEKIFNRNAVGTSGATLHAGSYVRAEVNIVGSQDTTGLMTSQELEMMAATVISPIVDGAYQSGCHTASVWDDKSKANIPRLMSFMNDFGLITGRDPKGKYFPMTDVIHKVLNDITVGDWDIIIGGDSHTRMSKGVAFGADSGTVALALATGEASMPIPESVKVTFKGQMKSYMDFRDVVHATQSQMLKQFGGENVFQGRVIEVHIGTLTADEAFTFTDWTAEMKAKASICISEDETLIESLEIAKGRIQIMIDKGMDNAKGVLKGLVDKAETRITELKTGIKPSLRPDANAKYHAEVVIDLDEVAEPMIADPDVNNDDVSKRYTHDNIRPLSYYGGVKKVDLGFVGSCMVHKGDMKILAQMLKNVEAQKGKVEFKAPLVVAPPTYNIVDELKAEGDWDVLVKYSGFEFDDNAPKGLARTKYENMLYLERPGCNLCMGNQEKAEPGDTVMATSTRLFQGRVVKDTGEKKGESLLSSTPVVVLSTILGRTPTMAEYEAAVDGIVLTKFKPSTKQLVK; translated from the coding sequence ATGAGCATTTATAAAGATTACCTGAAGCAGATAGAAGAACGAAAGGAAAATGGACTTCATCCGCAGCCAATTGATGGTGCTGAATTGCTAAGTAAAATCATTGAGCAAATTAAAGACTTAGATCATGAGTACAGAGAAGATTCTCTTAACTTTTTTATCTATAACGTTTTACCTGGTACTACAAGTGCTGCTGGTGTTAAAGCAAAATTTTTAAAGGAAATTATTCTAGGTGAATCAGTAGTGAAAGAAATCACACCTGCTTTTGCTTTTGAACAATTATCTCACATGAAGGGTGGGCCTTCGGTAGCCGCTTTATTAGATGTAGCTTTAGGTTCTGATGTGGCATTGGCAAAACAAGCCGCTGAGGTGTTAAAAACACAGGTTTTTCTTTATGAGGCTGATACTACTCGCTTAGAAGAAGCTTTAAATAACGGTAGTGCAATTGCGAAAGATATTATAGAAAGCTATGCCAAAGCAGAGTTTTTTACAAAGCTTCCTGAAATTGAAGAAGAAATACAAGTAGTTACTTATATAGCTGGTGTTGGTGATATTTCAACAGATTTATTATCTCCAGGGGGTGATGCACACTCAAGATCAGATCGTGAGTTGCATGGTCAATGTATGTTTGAGCATAACAAAGACATGCAAAATGAATTATTGGCTTTGAAGGAACAACATCCAGATAAGCGTGTAATGCTAATTGCAGAAAAAGGAACAATGGGAGTTGGTTCTTCTAGAATGTCTGGTGTGAATAACGTAGCGCTATGGACAGGTGTCCCTTTTAGTAAATATGTGCCATTTATCAATTTCGCGCCAGTAATTGCAGGTACCAATGGTATTGCTCCAATTTTCTTGACGACAGTTGGTGTAACTGGCGGTATTGGTTTAGATCTTAAAAACTGGGTAAAGCAAAAAGATGCTGATGGCAATACAATTGTTGATGCAGATGGTGAACCAATTTTAAAGCAAATGTATTCTGTTGCAACTGGTACGGTGCTTACGATTAATACTAAAGAGAAAAAATTATACCACGATAAAGTAGAATTGAAAGATGTCTCAGCAGCATTTACTCCACAAAAAATGGAGTTCATGAAGGCAGGTGGGTCTTACGCAGTTGTTTTCGGTAAAAAATTACAAACTTTTGCTTCTAAAGTACTAGGTGTAGATGTTGAGCCTGTATATGCACCATCAAAAGAAATCACTATTGAAGGTCAGGGATTAACAGCTGTAGAAAAAATATTTAATAGAAATGCGGTAGGTACATCAGGTGCAACGTTGCACGCTGGTTCTTATGTACGTGCAGAAGTAAATATAGTAGGTTCTCAAGATACTACAGGTTTAATGACTTCTCAAGAATTAGAGATGATGGCCGCAACGGTTATTTCTCCAATTGTTGATGGAGCGTATCAATCTGGCTGTCATACAGCATCGGTTTGGGATGATAAGTCTAAGGCTAACATTCCAAGATTAATGAGCTTTATGAATGACTTTGGTTTAATTACTGGTCGTGATCCGAAAGGAAAGTACTTTCCTATGACGGATGTTATTCATAAAGTATTAAACGATATTACTGTTGGAGACTGGGACATCATTATTGGTGGAGATTCGCATACACGTATGTCTAAAGGTGTTGCTTTTGGAGCAGATTCAGGAACTGTTGCATTAGCACTTGCTACAGGTGAGGCTTCAATGCCAATACCTGAGTCAGTAAAAGTAACTTTTAAAGGGCAAATGAAATCTTATATGGATTTTCGTGATGTGGTACACGCAACACAGTCTCAAATGTTAAAGCAATTTGGTGGTGAAAATGTATTCCAAGGTCGTGTTATCGAAGTACATATTGGAACACTTACTGCAGATGAAGCTTTTACATTTACAGATTGGACCGCAGAGATGAAAGCAAAAGCTTCTATCTGTATTTCAGAAGACGAAACATTAATTGAGTCTTTAGAGATTGCAAAAGGTCGTATCCAAATCATGATTGATAAAGGAATGGACAATGCTAAGGGAGTACTTAAAGGTTTAGTTGATAAGGCAGAAACTAGAATTACAGAACTTAAAACTGGTATAAAGCCCTCTTTAAGACCAGATGCAAATGCTAAATATCATGCAGAAGTTGTTATTGATTTAGATGAGGTAGCAGAACCAATGATTGCAGATCCAGACGTAAATAACGATGATGTTTCTAAACGTTATACACATGATAACATTAGACCATTATCTTACTATGGAGGTGTTAAGAAAGTTGATTTAGGTTTCGTAGGTTCTTGTATGGTTCACAAAGGTGATATGAAAATATTAGCTCAAATGTTGAAAAATGTTGAAGCTCAAAAAGGTAAGGTTGAATTTAAAGCTCCGTTAGTAGTAGCTCCACCAACTTATAATATTGTTGATGAGTTAAAAGCAGAAGGAGATTGGGATGTTCTAGTAAAATATTCAGGTTTCGAGTTTGACGATAACGCACCAAAAGGATTGGCACGTACTAAATATGAAAACATGTTGTATTTAGAGCGTCCTGGATGTAACCTATGTATGGGGAATCAGGAGAAGGCAGAGCCCGGAGATACGGTTATGGCAACATCAACACGTTTATTCCAAGGTAGAGTTGTAAAAGATACTGGCGAGAAGAAAGGGGAGTCTTTATTGTCTTCTACACCAGTAGTTGTTTTATCTACAATTTTAGGTAGAACGCCAACTATGGCAGAATATGAAGCAGCTGTAGATGGTATTGTATTGACGAAGTTTAAACCTTCAACAAAACAATTGGTTAAATAG
- a CDS encoding MoxR family ATPase, which produces MSDVSAIHNLVEKHLALKKEIAKIIVGQTEVVEQILLSVYTGGHSLLIGVPGLAKTLMVNTIAQTLGLDFKRIQFTPDLMPSDILGSEILDQNRTFKFIKGPIFSNIILADEINRTPPKTQAALLEAMQERSVTIAGENYKLPAPYFVLATQNPIEQEGTYPLPEAQLDRFMFAIELKYPSISEEVAIVKATTSDVKNQINALFNADEIIAVQQLVRRIPVPDNVVDYAVRLVNSTRANLDTASEYVKQYIDWGAGPRASQNLILGAKAHAAIKGKFSPDIEDVKAVALGILRHRIIKNYKAEAEGISEDDIIRQLL; this is translated from the coding sequence ATGTCTGATGTTTCTGCCATACATAACCTTGTTGAAAAACACCTTGCTTTAAAGAAAGAAATTGCCAAAATTATTGTTGGGCAAACGGAAGTGGTAGAACAGATTTTATTATCTGTATACACCGGTGGACACTCTTTGTTAATAGGGGTGCCTGGTTTGGCAAAAACATTAATGGTAAATACGATTGCACAAACATTAGGGTTAGATTTTAAAAGAATCCAGTTCACACCAGATTTAATGCCTAGTGATATTCTAGGGAGTGAAATTCTAGACCAAAACAGAACATTTAAATTTATCAAAGGCCCAATATTTTCTAATATTATTTTGGCTGATGAGATTAATAGAACACCACCTAAAACGCAAGCAGCTTTATTAGAAGCAATGCAAGAGCGCTCTGTAACTATAGCCGGTGAAAATTATAAGTTACCTGCGCCGTATTTTGTATTGGCAACTCAAAACCCTATTGAGCAAGAAGGTACTTACCCTTTGCCAGAAGCGCAATTAGACCGTTTTATGTTTGCTATTGAACTAAAATATCCTTCTATAAGTGAGGAAGTAGCTATCGTTAAGGCAACTACTTCAGATGTTAAAAACCAGATAAATGCGCTTTTTAATGCAGATGAAATTATAGCGGTACAGCAGTTGGTTAGAAGAATTCCTGTTCCCGATAATGTGGTAGATTACGCGGTGAGATTGGTAAATAGTACACGCGCTAATTTGGATACGGCTTCAGAATATGTAAAACAATATATTGATTGGGGTGCAGGTCCTAGAGCTTCACAAAATCTAATTTTAGGTGCAAAAGCACATGCAGCTATTAAAGGTAAATTCTCTCCAGATATTGAAGATGTAAAAGCCGTTGCTTTAGGGATCTTGAGACATCGAATAATAAAAAATTACAAAGCGGAAGCAGAAGGCATATCAGAGGATGATATAATTCGCCAATTATTGTAG
- a CDS encoding peptidylprolyl isomerase produces the protein MLKIKNTITLLVVLFVGILNAQEEVIETPVEEVSDVAVVAMAADSVKPFKKIKLDGVAAVVGDYLILESDIDKTLIDLRNQGVSADDVSRCGLLGKLMEDRLYAHQAVQDSILVADDEVNATSDAQIQQLVSRVGSMEKVLSFYKKTDEESFREELYKINKLRMLSERMQRSIVEEIEITPEEVRQFYNKIPEDQRPVFGSELEIAQIVKKPVAPEEEKQKVVDRLNRIREDILEKGSSFSIKAILNSEDPGSKQNGGFYKIDKQTGFVKEFKDVAFSLNVGEVSEPFETTFGYHIITVEKILGQEREIRHILMIPKVPQSALDAAKQELDTIRNQIISGKYTFAQAALNFSDQKETKFDGGQLRNPADYSARFELTNMDPTFYNQIRNLKDNEISQPILEEDPREGSSFKIMKITNRHDEHVADFSKDYIKIQELAKTQKQADAIAKWMAAHIEETYISVNETNKGCEFANNWIKE, from the coding sequence ATGTTAAAGATTAAAAACACGATTACCCTTTTAGTAGTACTTTTTGTTGGAATACTAAATGCCCAAGAAGAAGTTATTGAGACTCCTGTAGAAGAAGTGAGTGATGTTGCTGTTGTGGCAATGGCGGCAGATTCTGTAAAACCTTTTAAAAAAATAAAATTAGATGGTGTTGCTGCGGTAGTGGGTGATTATTTAATTTTAGAATCTGATATTGATAAAACATTAATTGATTTGCGAAACCAAGGTGTTTCCGCAGATGATGTTTCTCGTTGCGGATTGTTAGGGAAGTTAATGGAAGATAGATTGTATGCGCACCAAGCAGTTCAGGATAGTATCTTGGTGGCAGATGATGAGGTGAATGCTACGAGTGATGCTCAAATACAACAATTGGTATCTAGAGTGGGTTCTATGGAAAAAGTATTGTCTTTTTACAAAAAAACAGACGAAGAAAGCTTTAGAGAAGAATTATATAAGATTAATAAGCTCCGTATGCTTTCTGAGCGTATGCAACGTAGCATTGTTGAAGAGATAGAAATTACACCAGAAGAAGTACGTCAGTTCTATAACAAAATACCAGAAGATCAACGCCCGGTTTTTGGATCAGAATTAGAAATAGCTCAGATTGTAAAAAAGCCAGTTGCGCCAGAAGAAGAAAAGCAAAAAGTAGTAGATCGTTTAAATAGAATTCGTGAAGATATTTTAGAGAAAGGATCTAGTTTTTCTATTAAAGCGATATTGAATAGTGAGGATCCTGGTTCTAAGCAGAACGGTGGTTTTTATAAGATTGATAAACAAACAGGATTTGTAAAAGAATTCAAAGATGTTGCTTTTAGCTTAAACGTAGGTGAAGTCTCTGAGCCTTTTGAAACAACTTTCGGATATCATATAATTACGGTAGAAAAAATCTTAGGACAAGAGCGAGAAATTCGTCATATTCTTATGATTCCTAAGGTACCGCAGAGTGCTTTAGATGCAGCAAAACAGGAATTAGACACCATCCGTAATCAGATTATATCGGGGAAATATACGTTTGCACAAGCAGCATTAAATTTCTCAGATCAGAAAGAGACAAAATTTGATGGAGGCCAACTGCGTAACCCTGCAGATTATAGTGCACGATTTGAGCTTACCAATATGGATCCTACTTTTTACAACCAGATTCGTAACTTAAAGGATAATGAGATTTCTCAGCCTATTTTAGAAGAAGACCCTCGTGAAGGTTCAAGCTTTAAAATTATGAAGATTACCAATCGTCATGATGAGCATGTAGCAGATTTTTCTAAGGATTATATAAAAATTCAAGAATTAGCAAAAACGCAGAAACAAGCTGATGCTATTGCAAAATGGATGGCTGCACATATTGAAGAAACCTATATAAGTGTAAATGAAACCAATAAAGGTTGTGAGTTTGCAAATAACTGGATAAAAGAGTAA